The proteins below come from a single Drosophila suzukii chromosome X, CBGP_Dsuzu_IsoJpt1.0, whole genome shotgun sequence genomic window:
- the Or2a gene encoding odorant receptor 2a: MAMKEEPQLDTHGAVYYHWRVWELTGLMRPPGISRLAYRVYAVVINLLVTLLFPCSLLARLLFTTNMAGMCENLTITITDIVANLKFANVYLVKSHLYEIRSLLRLMDARARRIGDPGELRALRREVDIARGSFRVFARIFVFGTALSCFRLVIRPDRELLYPAWFGVEWMHSTRNYVFINLYQLFGLVVQAVQNCASDSYPPAFLCLLTGHMRALELRVRRIGYRAKDLTGDDDSWREEVYEELIECIRDLMRVHQLRKIIQRILSVPCMAQFACSAAVQCTVAMHFLYMADDNDLTAMIISIVFFTAVTLEVFVICFFGERMRTQNEALCDAFYACNWVDQLPKFKRELIFTIARTQRPSLIFAGNYIPLSMETFEQVIRFTYSAFTLLLRAK; this comes from the exons ATGGCAATGAAGGAGGAACCCCAACTGGACACCCATGGTGCTGTATATTACCACTGGCGCGTTTGGGAGCTCACTGGCCTGATGCGTCCACCGGGGATTTCCCGCTTAGCTTACCGCGTGTACGCCGTAGTGATCAATTTGTTAGTAACCTTGCTTTTTCCCTGTAGCCTGTTGGCCAGGCTGTTGTTCACCACCAACATGGCCGGAATGTGCGAGAACCTGACCATTACGATCACAGATATTGTGGCCAATTTGAAGTTTGCTAATGTATATTTGGTAAAGTCACATCTATACGAGATTCGCTCGCTTCTGAGGCTCATGGATGCTCGGGCCAGGCGAATAGGAGATCCCGGAGAGCTGCGAGCTTTAAGAAGGGAAGTGGACATCGCCCGAGGCAGCTTTCGCGTCTTTGCCCGGATCTTTGTGTTTGGCACCGCTTTAAGTTGCTTCCGGTTGGTCATTCGTCCGGATCGGGAACTCCTGTATCCGGCCTGGTTCGGTGTGGAGTGGATGCACTCCACCAGGAACTATGTGTTCATCAATCTGTACCAGCTCTTCGGACTGGTTGTGCAGGCCGTCCAGAACTGTGCCAGTGACTCCTATCCGCCTGCGTTTCTCTGCCTTCTCACGGGTCACATGCGTGCCTTGGAGCTGAGGGTGCGTAGGATTGGCTATAGGGCGAAGGACCTGACGGGCGATGACGATTCCTGGCGGGAGGAGGTCTACGAGGAGCTGATCGAGTGCATCCGTGACCTGATGCGGGTCCATCAGCTGAGGAAGATTATCCAGCGCATTCTTTCGGTGCCGTGCATGGCCCAGTTCGCCTGCTCCGCCGCTGTCCAGTGCACCGTGGCCATGCATTTCCTCTACATGGCGGATGACAATGACCTGACCGCCATGATCATCTCGATTGTCTTCTTCACGGCCGTGACTTTGGAGGTGTTTGTCATCTGCTTTTTTGGGGAGAGGATGAGGACGCAGAACGAGGCGCTGTGTGATGCCTTCTACGCATGCAACTGGGTGGACCAGTTGCCCAAGTTCAAGCGCGAGTTGATCTTTACAATCGCCAGAACCCAAAGACCTTCACTCATCTTTGCAGGCAACTACATACCTCTCTCGATGGAGACCTTCGAGCAG GTCATTAGGTTTACCTACTCCGCATTCACTTTGTTGCTCCGGGCCAAATAA